Proteins from a single region of Dysosmobacter acutus:
- a CDS encoding DUF6870 family protein translates to MMDGGENFDVRKADRAALCDIRNVVIDTTLPCKERIKSYIDQIGNPYCYVDDGVVVAIGYADTQVSLQDRLKSYVSSLG, encoded by the coding sequence ATGATGGACGGTGGAGAGAACTTTGACGTCAGAAAAGCGGACAGAGCAGCGCTTTGTGATATTCGCAATGTTGTGATCGATACCACGCTGCCATGCAAGGAACGCATCAAAAGCTATATCGACCAGATCGGCAACCCGTATTGCTATGTAGATGACGGCGTTGTGGTTGCGATCGGATATGCGGATACGCAGGTCAGCCTGCAAGACCGATTAAAGTCCTATGTGAGCAGTTTGGGTTAA